The stretch of DNA TGATCGGCCTGCCCGGCAACCCGGCGTCGACCCTGGTCACGTTCGGCCTTCTGACCCGGCCTTACCTGCTGCGCCGCCAGGGCGTAGCCGATGTCACGCCGTTACGCTTCGACGTACCAGCCGGGTTCGAATGGACCAAGGCCGGCACCCGCCGCGAGTACCTGCGCGCGCGTATCGACAATGGCCAGGTGCGCATCTACAAGAACCAGAGCTCTGGCGTGCTGCGCAGCGCTGCCTGGGCCGAGGGGCTGGTAGAGGTGCGCGAAGGCAGCACGCCGCAGCCGGGTGACAGCGTGCCGTTCATACCGCTGAGCGAACTACTCGGCTGAGCGCCCGAGCCAGGCGCCACCGCCTTGCGTGGCGTCGGCCGGTGCCGACTGGGTGAGGCGCATGTGCACCGTTTCCAGCTGCTGGGCCGCCACGCTCCAGTCGTGGCGATTGCGGGCAAACTGGCGGCCGGCCTCGCTCAGCTGGCACATGCGCCACGGCTGGTTGAGCAGTTGGGTGATATGCAGCGCCAACTGGTCGCCGTCGTCACTGCCCAGGTAGTGCTCGCCGTTATTGGCGGCCAGGCCTGATACGCCTTTGCCAGTGCTGATCACCGGCAACCCGGCGGCCATGGCTTCGAGGATCTTTACCTTGGAGCCACCGGCATAGCGCAAGGGTGCGAAGAACAATGCGGAACGGCGTTGCAGCTCGCGCAGGTCAGGGCGATAACCAACCCATTCGATACGCGGGTCGTTCCAGCGTAATTTCCAGCTGGTCGGCAAGGCATGCCCGGCAATGGCCAGGCGTACCGCCGGGTTGCTCATCCACACCTGGGGCAGGATCTCTTCCAGGGCCCATTCGATGGCCTCCACATTGGCGGCGTACTCGAAGTTGCCGACGAACAGCAGACGCTGGCTGTGAAGGGCCGGACTGACGTTCTGGTAGTAGTCGCAATCGACGCCGTTGACCACTACGTTGACCGGGCGGCCGCTCACCTGGCTGATCAGCTCGGCATCATGCGGGCTTACGGCCACCACTTCGCTGGGCTGGCGCAGCACACGCTGCTCCCAGCGCCGATAACGCCAACGGTCGAAGGCGTTGAGTGGGCGTAGCCACAGCGGCAGGCGGTCATGACAGGCTGCACCGGTCACCGATTCCAGGTTATGTTCGCTGAGCATGTAGGGCAGCTGGCGTGCTTGCAGCGCTTTTTCGAAAGGCTGGAAGCTATAGCTGTGTTCGATCTGGATAACGTCCCAGGCTTCGTCCAGCAACTGCTCGAACTGGTGCCTCAGGCCGGGAGCGAGGCCATTGATGATGGCCCGCATCGGGTAGTCGATGATCGGCGAAGCAAGCAGGTTGAGCGGGCTGTGCAGCGGGCGCCGGGGTAGCACGATGAGGCGTTCGAGCAAAGGTTCGAGGGCTTCGCGGGCGGCATCGCACAAGGGTATCTTCGACTGCACCAGCAAGGTGATCCGGTGGCCCTGCTGCGCGAGGGCGCGCAGCAGGTGGTATTGCCGGGTCTTGCTGCCACTGGTAGTGGGCCAGGGCAGGTAGGGCAGTGTCCAGAGAATGCGCATGAACCGGAAACCTCGCTGAAGGCTGCGGACAAAAAACGCGTCCGCCAGCCCTCAGCCGATGGCTGCGGCCGGGACGCGTCCGTAAATATCAGTAAAGCGCACGATGTCGTCTTCGCCCAGGTACTCGCCACTTTGTACTTCGATCATCACCAGATCGATGACGCCGGGGTTGGTCAGGCGGTGGGTGCGGCCGGGTTTGATGAAGGTCGACTCGTTGGTGTCGAGCAGAAATTCCTCTTCGCCGTTGGTCACGCAGGCCATGCCGCTGACGATGATCCAGTGCTCGCTGCGGTGGTGGTGCATCTGCAGCGACAGCGATTCGCCAGGGCGTACCATGATCCGCTTGATCTTGAAGCGCGGGCCTTCCTCGAGCACGGTGTACATGCCCCAGGGGCGGGTGACGGTACGGTGCAGGCGGTAGGCTTCATGGCCCTGGTGCTTGAGCTGCTGGGCAATCACCTTGACCTCCTGGCTGCGCGCGGCGTCGGCGATCAGCAAGGCGTCAGGGGTGTCGATGACGATCAGGTTGTCCAGGCCGACGGCACCGACCAGGCGCTTTGGCGAGTCGATGTAGCAGTTTGTCACGTCGTGCAGCACGGCTTCACCGTTGCAGTGGTTGCCGTCATCGTCGGTGTGGCGCAGTTCGCGGACCGCCTCCCAGCTGCCGATGTCGCTCCAGCCCAGCTCGCAGGGCACCACGGCAACCTTGTCGGAACGTTCCATCAGGGCGTAGTCGATGGAGATGTCCTCGGCCAGGGCAAAACTGTCCGGGTCCAGCTCCACCTGCAGCGCCTTGTCGCCTTCCTTGGTCGCGCTCTGCTCCAGGCAGCAAGTCACGCAGGCGAGCAGTTCTGGTGCATGCGCCTGCAGCTCGGCGAGCACGGTGCCCACACGCAGGCAGAACATGCCGGCATTCCACAGGTGGCGGCCGCCTTCGAGGTAGTCGCGGGCGGTGAGGGCATCGGGCTTCTCCACGAAGCAGCTCACCTGATGCGCATGCTTGCCGATGGCCTGGCCTTGCTCGATGTAGCCGAAGCCGGTTTCGGCGCGGCTGGGCAGCAGGCCGAAGGTGGCAAGCCAGCCATCGTTGGCCAGTTGCCGAGCCTGCTCGACGGCGCTGGCGAAGGCCTCGGTGTCCTGGATCAGGTGATCGGCTGGCAACACCAGCAGCACGCTGTCGTGGCCGTAATGGCTGGCACAGTGCAGTGCGGCTGCGGCGATGGCGGGGGCGGTATTGCGACCGTTGGTTTCCAGCAGGTAGTCAAGGGCGAGGTTGTCGGGGTTGACCTGGCGGTACTCGTCCTGGGTGCGGAAGAACACTTCCCGGTTGGTCACTGTCAGTACCCGTTCGACGCCCGGTAGCGCCGCAGCGCGGGCGAAGGTTTTCTGCAGCAGGCTCTGGCCATCGGGCAAGCGCATGAAGGGTTTGGGCATGGCTTCGCGAGAAACCGGCCACAGGCGGGTGCCGGCACCGCCAGCGATGATGCAGGGGATCAGAACGCTCATTTCACAGCCTCGACTCTAGGCGCTGGCTACAGCGCAGTGAAGGGGAACTTCGCGACCTGTCACGGTTTTGGCGGATAAGTCAAAAAACCGACTTTTCACTACAGCTTCATCCATGAAGGCCAAATATTTGTCGATGATGCGCCCGATGAGAAAAGCTTTCAATGATATTTATGTGAATCTGGCTGTTTTTTGTTCGACCATGCTTACGCTCAGCGCGCAATCCAGAGCGGATTTGCCTGCGTGATGCAGCATTTCAGCGATGTTTGTGGTCGAGATCTGGACGGTAAGACCCCTACGGAGACGCACGATGCCAAAGCGCAAGGCAATCTTGATCCTGCATGGCAAGCAGGCAATGAACGAAGCGGTGCGCCAGGCCGTGGGCGCCATGCGCGAGCGTGGCTGGACGCTGGATGTGCGGGTGACCTGGGAGGGCGGCGATGCCCGGCGGCTGGTTGGCGAAGCGCTGGCGGCCGGCTATGGCCACGTGATCGCGGGTGGCGGTGATGGCACCTTGCGTGATGTCGCCGAAGCCATGGGGCAGGCTCGCAGCGAAGCCAGCCTGGCGTTGTTGCCGCTGGGTACGGCCAATGATTTCGCCAGGGCCGCCGGCATATCACTGGAGCCTGCCGAGGCACTGGCATTGCTGGAGCAACCGCCACGGCCGATTGACCTGGGCCAGGTGGGCGATCAATTGTTCCTGAACATGGCCACCGGCGGTTTCGGCAGCCAGGTTACCGCCAGCACGTCTGAAGACCTGAAGAAAATGCTCGGCGCCGCGGCCTACCTGTTCACCGGGCTGTCGCGCTTCAGCGAGCTGCAGGCCGCTTCGGTCGAGCTGTCGGGGCCGGGTTTCGAGTGGCAGGGTGACCTGCTGGCGCTGGGGATCGGCAACGGTCGCCAGGCTGGAGGCGGGCAAGTGCTGTGCCCGGATGCGCAAGTCGATGATGGCCTGCTCGATATCGCCATCCTGCCGGCACCCCAGGAAATGGTCGGCGCGTTGCGTGAGTTGCTGGCGGGTGAGGGGTTGTTCGTGCGTGCGCGTTTGCCGTGGGTCGAGATCACGTGTTCGCAGGGGCTGGACATCAACCTCGATGGCGAGCCCCTGCAGGCCGACAGCCTGCGCTTTGCTGCAGTACCAGAGGCATTGAACCTGCACTTGCCGCTGAATTCGCCGCTGATCAGTCGTCCAGGCTGATGATTTTCTCGCGCACGGCGAACAGCACCAGGCCGGCCACGTCGTAGATCTGCAGGCGCTTCATGATCTGCGAACGGTGGGTCTCCACGGTCTTGATCGACAGCCCCAGGCCAGCGGCGATTTCGCGGGTGGACTTGCCGCGCACGATCAGGCGCAGGATCTCCAGTTGCCGTGCGGTGAGGTTGTGGCGGTCGACGCCAGGCTGTTTGCCTTGCTGTGCGCGCATCAGTGCCTGGTTGATCACGGTATGGGCGATGGCCGGGCTGAGGTAACGCTCGCCATTGCGCAGGGCGGCCAGGGCCTGCTCCAGTTCGGTTGCCGTCGCATCCTTGAGCAGGTAGCCATGGGCGCCACTTTCCAGAGCCCGCATGATCAGGTCCGGGTCGGTGTGCATGGACAGGATCAGCACCCTGCAGGTGTTGCCTGTGGCGCGCAATTGGGTAAGGGCATCGAGGCCACTGGTCGAGCGCATGGAGATGTCCAGCAGGACGATGTCCGGTGTCAGTTGGCGAACCTGCTCGAGCAACTGGCCGCCGTCATCGGCTTCGCCAATCACGGTGTAACCAGGGATATCGGATACCAGGGCACGGACTCCGGCACGGATCAGCGAGTGGTCATCCACCAGCAGCAATCTACAGGTCATGAGGAAGCGGTAGTCCTGGCGCGTTCATGGGTACGGGGTGGCCACGGGAATAGCACGTCGATCGTCGTGCCCAGGCCGAGCTGGCTGGTGACCGCCAGGCTGCCGTTGAGGGCGGTGGCGCGTTCCTGCATGCCAGCCATGCCGCGCTGGCCGGCTTCGGCGGGGTTGGCGGCAGGGAAGAAGCCCTGGCCGTCATCCTGGATCGTCAGGGCAAGCCCTGCTGCGCTGCGCTGCAGGCGGATGGTCAGGTTGCGTGCCCGGGCATGGCGCAGCATGTTGGTGACCGCCTCCTGGGTGATGCGAAACGCCGCCATGGCGACTTCCTCGGTAATGCCACCCAGGCGCTGATGGCATTCCAGGCTCCAGTGCACGTCGGTGTTTGCCAGGGTGCGCACCAGGTGCGCCCGCAGGCTGGCTTCCAGGCCCAGGCTGGCCAGCTGCCGCGGGTTGAGGATGGCGGAAACGTCGCGCACTTTGCTCAGGGTGTCTTCGAGGGTGCTGCGCAAGCTGCCACAGTGTTCCTGCAAGTCGCCCGGTACACGGCGCTGCAGCCATTCCAGCTGCATCTTGGCGGCGGTGAGCAGCTGACCGATGTCGTCATGCAGTTCGCGACTAAGGTGCTGGCGCTCGCTTTCCTGGACCTTGAGCATGCGCCCGGCCAGCTCCGCCGGGCGCAGGCTGATCGACTTGGCACCGTGGCTGAGGTGCCAGCAGACGCCAAGCGTGGCCACCAGTTGCAGGAGCAACAGGCTCGCTGGCATGCCATGCCCGCCAGCAAAAATGACCAGGTTGGCAAGCAGGGATACCACGCACAGCAGTGCCGTCGCCCAGCGCAGCAAGGTGGCGCGTGAACGGCAGCGCAGAGATATCTTCAAGCGTGGGAACATAGAATTGAGAAGCCACTGAAGTCTTGCTGATGGGGGCCGTGCACAGGTCTTGGCAGAGGCTCTGGCGTCGTGCTGGCAACAAATGACGAGCGCGGCTTCAAGCGATAGATAGAGGGCCGGCCGGCATTTGTTTGCGCGCATATTAACACTTCGGTTCGATTTGGTCGCGGCTGGGCAATGCTTGGAAACCTCAGCATTTCCGGGCTCGGCAGAGGGTGCTCGGCAGGGTTGACGGGTGTCAAAGTGCCACTACTTGGCCGGGTGATGGCCGCCGCAAGTTCAACTTGCAAGAGACCGCTCAAGTGCAAGGGGTTGAACTAGTGCAGTACTCCACTAGTTCGGTCATTTTGCGGCTTGGGTCATGTGCTTAGTTGCTTTAAACCGGGCCGGTTAATGGCGCTGCGCGGGCCGGCTGACTGGAGGCCTGGCCGGTGCCGTAGAGTGCGGATGCACGCAAGTGTTGCCGCTGTCGTTGCAAGGCGCACACGTTTGCGGCAATGGCTGATCCAGAGTGGCTGCCAGTTCGCCCAGTAGCGTCACCTGCTCGCAGGTGTCGAGGGCGAGGCGGCCAGTGTGCACGTCGATCAGTTCCAGTTGCCAGGCCAGCAGGGTCAGGCAGGCATTGAGCGTGGGCAGGGCTTCGCTGCCCAGGCGCTGCCGCTGGCAGGCCGGCGTGATCAACTGATGCAGGACACTGGCGTAGTGGGCAACTTCAAGCAGGCCCAGGCCGCTGGCGCGTCGGGCCAGGGTATCGAGGGCTTTGTTCAGGCAATGGCAGGCGTCCGGATCATTGGCGATCAGTTCCAGATGCTGCAGGCATTCCTGGGACTGGGTCAGCAAGACCTGGGCATCCAGCAGGAAGTCCTGCAGGGTGTCGATTTTAGAGACGCTGCTGTCCATCATGGCACTCCGGCGCGTTGGGCTGGAGCAGGGGATGGCCACGCCATGTCGATCGCTAGCAAAAGCCTGACTCCATTCATGCAGTGAGAATGGCGTCACATTAATGGCTAAAGGATATCGCGAACATCAGGTTGCACCTGATTGCTCCTAGGGGTTTCCCTGAGGCTGCCTAGGGTGCGACAGGTTGCCCCGGAGTGGATCCAAGCTGGGCGTATCGCAGTAAAGCATGATGCTAATGTGATATCAATTGCCCTGCAGGGCATTTTTGCGCAAGGGTCAAGATGCGCAGCAAAGCGCCGATATAGAACGGATCATTATCTATATTTCGACACAACCCTGGGGGTTTTCCAATGGCTGGCATTCTCGACACGGTAGACCAACGCACGCAGCTAGTGGGTGAGAACCGTCTGGAAATCCTGATGTTCCGCCTGGCCGGCCGCCAGTTATTCGCGATCAACGTATTCAAGGTGCAGGAAGTGCTGCAGCTGCCCAAGCTGACCCTGATGCCGCAGCGCCACGCGTTCGTCTGTGGCGTGGTCAACCTGCGTGGGCAAACCTTGCCGGTGATCGACCTGTCCCAGGCAATCGGCATGCGCCCGCTGCAGCCGGGGCCGGACAGCACCATCATCGTCACCGAGTACAACCGCTCGGTGCAGGCGTTTCTGGTGGGTGGCGTCGATCGCATCGTCAACATGAACTGGGAAGCCATCATGCCGCCGCCCTCCAGTGCCGGGCGCCAGCATTACCTGACCGCCATCACCAAAGTGGATGACAAGCTGGTCGAAGTGATCGATGTGGAGAAGGTGCTGGCCGAAATCGTGCCATACAACGCCCGGGTCTCCGGCGACAAACTTGCCGACCCGGTGCTGGCGCGCGCGCGTGGCCGTGAAGTGCTGCTGGTGGACGACTCCAGCGTGGCGCTGGCACAGCTGCGCGATACCCTGTCGCAGCTTGGGGTGAAGCTGCATGTGGCCAGTGATGGTCTGAAGGCCTTGCGCCTGCTCAAGGGCTGGGCCGATGCGGGCGAGGATGTCTGTGAGAAACTGTTGATGGTCTTCACCGACGCGGAAATGCCAGAAATGGACGGCTATCGGTTGACCACCGAGATTCGCAGCGATGCGCGGCTGCGCAAGCTTTACGTGGTGCTGCACACTTCCTTGTCGGGCAGCTTCAACGAATCGATGGTGAAGAAGGTCGGTTGCGACAATTTCCTCTCCAAGTTCCAGCCGGATCGTCTGGTCGATGTGGTCAAGCAGCGTCTGCTGCTGGATACCAGCAACGCGTGATCGCGCCGCCGGCCAGGTATAAGCTTGGCTTTTGACAAGGCATGAGGCGGGCAGGGATGTTTCTCAGTGAGTTGTATCGGTACCCGGTGAAGTCGGGGCAGGCGCAATGCCTGCAGGGCTCGCCGGTGGGTCTTCTGGGGTTGCAGGGCGATCGGCGCTGGATGGTGGTCGAGGAAGAGAACGGACGCTTTCTCACCCAGCGTGCCTGGCCACAGCTGGGCCAGCTGAAGGCCAGTGAGGGCGAGGCTGGCGAGTTGCTGCTGGAGTTGCCTGGGCAAAGCCCGTTGCGCGTGGCGGTGCCGGGCGCTGACGATGTGCTGCGCGGCGTAACCGTCTGGCGCGATACCTTGCGCGTGCCGGACGCCGGCGACGAGGTTGCCGCCTGGTTGTCGCAGTGGCTCGGCAAGGCGGTGCGCCTTGTGCATTGCCCAGAGCAGCGGGCGCGATACCTGCCCAATGGTTATGGCCTGAACAGTGACCGTGCGGCTTTCCCTGATGGCTTTCCGTTGTTGCTGATCGGTCAGGGCTCACTGGATGATTTGAGCCGCAGGATTGGCCGGCCCATGGAAATGCTACGCTTTCGACCGAACCTGGTGGTGCAAGGGGCTGAGCCGTTTGCCGAGGACGGCTGGAAGCGGATTCGCATTGGTGAGCTGGAGTTTCGTGTGCTCAAGCCCAGTGTAAGGTGCATCTTCACCACGCTCGACCCGGCGACCGGGGAGCGCAGTGTCGACCGCGAGCCGTTGACGACCCTTAAGACCTTCCGCGAGCGGGAGGGGGATATTCTGTTCGGGCAGAACCTGGCCGTGGATGGCACGGGTTGGCTTGAGGTCGGGATGGAAGTCGAAGTGCTGGAATAACCTGTACAGGCCCCTTCGCGGGTAAACCCGCGAAGAGGCCAGTTTGGCCTCAGCGCAAATCACATGTCATCGAAGTACCGCTCATGCCAGTCCACCAGAGGCTGCGGCACATTGAGCTTTTGCCCGTAGATCACCGAATACGACAGTACGTTCTGCACATATTGGCGCGTCTCGTCGAACGGAATCGATTCCACCCACACGTCGAAGCTCAGGTGCTTGGCGCCTTTCAGCCACTGCCGTACGCGCCCCGGGCCTGCGTTGTAGGCTGCGGAAGCCAGCACCCGGTTTCCATTGAACTGGCCGTGCACCTGGCTCAGGTAGGCCGCACCGACCTGAATGTTCTTCTCCGGGTTGAACATCTGCTGCGGCGAAGCCAGTGGGATGCTGAACTTGCGTGCGGTCTCCTTGGCGGTGGCGGGCATGACCTGCATCAGGCCGCTGGCACCGACGCTGGAACGGGCATCCTCCATGAAGGCGCTTTCCTGGCGGGTGATGGCAAACACCCAGCTCGAATGCAGCCCGCGCACCTTGGCCTCACGTACCAGGGTGTCGCGGTAGGCCATCGGGAAGCGGATATCCAGGTCATCCCAGTACTGCGCCTGGCTGATGGTGCGGATGGCCGGGAAGTACCAATGCATGTCGTAGGCCAGGCGTGCCTGGGCGACCATCTCGTCGCGGGTGAAGTGGCGGCTCACGTGGTACCACTCGCGGCGGCCTTCGACGACCTGGCCGCGGGCGTGAAACTCCAGGGCGCGTTGGATGCCCGGGGTGTTGCGCACCTTGTTGACCAGTTGCGGGCTCAGCAACAGTGGCTTGTTGTTCAGTTGGTAAGGCGTTTTTGCCCGGTCAGCCGCGAGGAAGCCGTAGAAGTCACGCTCACGTGCCACGTTCTTGTACAGCAACGGCACCTGCGGGTTGGTCGGCTGGGCCAGTTCCAGGCTGCGGGCTTGCCAGTATTTCCAGCGGTTGCTGCTGGCAAGGTCCTGTGGCAGGCGCTTGGTGAGCTCGTAGGCGTCTTCCCAGCGGCCCAGGCGCAGCAACAGGCGCAGGCGCCATTCGCTGACCGTGTTGTCGCGCAGTTCGGGGTCGTAACGGGTCATCAGGTCAAGGGCGCGGGGGTCGTAACGACGTGCCAGGGTCAGGCCGATCTCGCGGGCGATGGCGACCTTCTCGTCGCGCGAGAAGTGCATGCGTTGGGCGTAGTCGTCGAGCATCTCCATGGCTCGATCGGGATCCTGCTTGGCCAGGCGGCGCAGGCCGAGGCTGACCACATCAGACATGGCCTCGTTGGCCGGGGTAAAGCGCGAGGGCTGGTTGAGCAGTTCGGGCTTTTGCGCCACGTCGATCAGCAAGCGGCCCTGTGGCCCCAGTGTGGTCAGGCCCTGCACCATGTTGTTGGCCAGCGCGTAGTTGCGCGCCTGGGCCGCGAGCTTGGCACGGTTCCAGCGCTTGGCCTCGGTCAGCTGGCCTTCTGCGGCCCACATGCCGAACAGGGTGTCGCAGGCAGCCGGTTGCGACTTGCCGACGTTCCACAGTTTTTCGGCGCTGGCGAAACCTTCTGCACGTTGGCCGTGGCTCAACTGGTACTGGCCATTGAGGCAGTCCAGTTCGGTAAAGTTGAGCTTGGGGTCATAGTACTTGACGAAAGTGTTCCACTCGCCGCGTTCGGCCAGCCAGCGCAGCCAGCGCAATTTCATCCAGTTGGCCTGGGGCAGGTCGCCATGCTTGGCCAGGAAACCTTCGATTTCCTCGTTGCTGGCACTCTTCAGGCGCGCGGTCAGTTCGTCGTATGCCAGGTATGGCGTGAGCGGGTAGTCGCGCAGTGCCTGGCTATAGCGCAGGTAAGGGCCTTTGTCGCCCTTGGCCAGTGCACGCTTGGCCTCGTCGTAGTACTGGCGTTGCTGGGAAAGGTCGATGGCCTGCGCCGCATTGGCGGTGGCGGCAGTAAGCAGCAGGCAGGAAGCAATCTGTAACAGGCGGCTGCGCATGATACGTCCGGGCAGTTGAACCATGGGGAAGTGACGGCGAAGCCAGCACTGTTGAAATTTGATTGCCTTAGCTTAGCCGTTTGCTGGCGGCGGGTGATAGCGCTGTGCTTGTAACCGGGCATTAACACCGACCGGGCGTCGCCAAGCCCCTGTGCGGTAGTCAACTTAATGCCGGAAAGGGCCAAGTCAGGTAGAATGCGCGCCCGCTTTCTGGAGACGAACATGACCCTGCTCAAATTCAGCGATGTGTCCCTCGCATTCGGCGCGATGCCGCTGCTGGACAAAGTGTCCTGGCAGATCGCCCGTGGCGAGCGGGTGTGCATCATCGGCCGCAACGGTACCGGCAAGTCGAGCATGCTGCGCCTGGTCAAGGGCGAGCAGAAGGGCGACGACGGCGAGATCTGGCGCGCCCCTGGCCTGAAGATCGGTGAGTTGCCGCAGGAGCTGCCGGTCGCCGACGAGCGCACCGTGTTCGACGTGGTCGCTGCCGGCCTGGATGGTGTCGGCGAGTTGCTGGCCGAGTTCCATCACCTGAGCCAGAACATCCAGGGCGACGAAGATCTGGAAAAGCTCATGCACGTCCAGCACGAGCTGGAGGCCCGCGATGGCTGGCGCCTGCAGCAGGTGGTGGAAAGCACCCTGAGCCGCCTGCAGCTGCCTGCCGACAAGACCCTGGCCGAGCTTTCCGGTGGCTGGCGCCGCCGCGTGCTGCTGGCCCAGGCCCTGGTGTCGGAACCTGATCTGCTGCTGCTCGACGAGCCGACCAACCACCTGGACATCGGTGCCATCGCCTGGCTCGAAGAGGCCCTGCGCGGCTTCAACGGCGCCGTGCTGTTCATCACCCACGACCGTTCATTCCTGCAGAACCTCGCCACGCGCATCCTTGAGCTGGACCGCGGCGGCCTGATCGACTGGAACGGCGACTACGCCAGCTTCCTGGTGCACAAGGAGGCCGCGCTGGCCGCCGAAGAGACTGCCAACGCCTTGTTCGACAAGCGCCTGGCCCAGGAAGAGGTGTGGATCCGCCAGGGCATCAAGGCCCGTCGTACCCGTAACGAAGGCCGCGTGCGCGCCCTCAAGGCTTTGCGCGTGGAGCGCGGCGAGCGCCGCGAGCGCCAGGGCAAGGCGAACATCCAGATCGAGGCAGCGGACAAGTCCGGCAAGCAGGTGATGGTGCTGGAGAACGTCAGCTTCCATCACGCCGATGGCCCGCTGCTGGTCAAGGACTTCTCCATGGTCCTGCAGCGCCAGGACCGTATCGGCCTGCTGGGTGCCAACGGTACCGGCAAGACTACCCTGCTGAAGATGATGCTCGGTGACCTGGAGCCCACGGCAGGCAAGGTCGAGCGCGGTACCAAGCTGGAAGTGGCCTACTTCGACCAGATGCGCCACCAGCTCGACCTGGAAAAGACCGTCATCGACAACCTCGCCGAAGGCCGCGATTTCATCGAAATCGATGGCCAGAACCGCCATGTGCTGAGCTACCTCGGTGATTTCCTGTTCAGCCCGCAGCGTGCACGCACGCCGGTCAAGGCGCTGTCTGGTGGCGAGCGTGCACGCCTGCTGCTGGCCAAGCTGTTCAGCAAGCCGGCCAACCTGCTGGTACTCGACGAACCGACCAACGACCTGGATGTGGAAACCCTCGAGCTGCTCGAAGAGGTGCTGTCCAACTACAAGGGTACCGTGCTGATGGTCAGCCACGACCGGGCCTTCCTCGACAACGTCGTCACCAGCACACTGGTGTTCGAAGGTGAGGGCAAGGTGCGCGAGTACGTCGGTGGCTACGAGGACTGGATCCGCCAGGGTGGTTCGGCGAAGCTGCTGGGCGTGACCGAGAGCAAGGGTGGCAAGTCCGAGCTCAACAGTGCCGTGGTCGAGAAACCCGTGGAGGTGGCAGCACCTGCGCCAGCGGCGCCGGTGGCGGATGCTTCGAAGAAGAA from Pseudomonas putida encodes:
- a CDS encoding transglycosylase SLT domain-containing protein, whose protein sequence is MRSRLLQIASCLLLTAATANAAQAIDLSQQRQYYDEAKRALAKGDKGPYLRYSQALRDYPLTPYLAYDELTARLKSASNEEIEGFLAKHGDLPQANWMKLRWLRWLAERGEWNTFVKYYDPKLNFTELDCLNGQYQLSHGQRAEGFASAEKLWNVGKSQPAACDTLFGMWAAEGQLTEAKRWNRAKLAAQARNYALANNMVQGLTTLGPQGRLLIDVAQKPELLNQPSRFTPANEAMSDVVSLGLRRLAKQDPDRAMEMLDDYAQRMHFSRDEKVAIAREIGLTLARRYDPRALDLMTRYDPELRDNTVSEWRLRLLLRLGRWEDAYELTKRLPQDLASSNRWKYWQARSLELAQPTNPQVPLLYKNVARERDFYGFLAADRAKTPYQLNNKPLLLSPQLVNKVRNTPGIQRALEFHARGQVVEGRREWYHVSRHFTRDEMVAQARLAYDMHWYFPAIRTISQAQYWDDLDIRFPMAYRDTLVREAKVRGLHSSWVFAITRQESAFMEDARSSVGASGLMQVMPATAKETARKFSIPLASPQQMFNPEKNIQVGAAYLSQVHGQFNGNRVLASAAYNAGPGRVRQWLKGAKHLSFDVWVESIPFDETRQYVQNVLSYSVIYGQKLNVPQPLVDWHERYFDDM
- a CDS encoding ATP-binding cassette domain-containing protein, translated to MTLLKFSDVSLAFGAMPLLDKVSWQIARGERVCIIGRNGTGKSSMLRLVKGEQKGDDGEIWRAPGLKIGELPQELPVADERTVFDVVAAGLDGVGELLAEFHHLSQNIQGDEDLEKLMHVQHELEARDGWRLQQVVESTLSRLQLPADKTLAELSGGWRRRVLLAQALVSEPDLLLLDEPTNHLDIGAIAWLEEALRGFNGAVLFITHDRSFLQNLATRILELDRGGLIDWNGDYASFLVHKEAALAAEETANALFDKRLAQEEVWIRQGIKARRTRNEGRVRALKALRVERGERRERQGKANIQIEAADKSGKQVMVLENVSFHHADGPLLVKDFSMVLQRQDRIGLLGANGTGKTTLLKMMLGDLEPTAGKVERGTKLEVAYFDQMRHQLDLEKTVIDNLAEGRDFIEIDGQNRHVLSYLGDFLFSPQRARTPVKALSGGERARLLLAKLFSKPANLLVLDEPTNDLDVETLELLEEVLSNYKGTVLMVSHDRAFLDNVVTSTLVFEGEGKVREYVGGYEDWIRQGGSAKLLGVTESKGGKSELNSAVVEKPVEVAAPAPAAPVADASKKKLSYKLQRELEMLPGQIDEVEQRMAQAQEEVNAAGFYQRPIAETSAVLAKIEKLQGELDALVERWAELEG